The Sylvia atricapilla isolate bSylAtr1 chromosome 3, bSylAtr1.pri, whole genome shotgun sequence genome has a window encoding:
- the FUCA2 gene encoding plasma alpha-L-fucosidase, protein MSGRAALALLLLLLLPGPPALPLPARPRYQPTWGSLDARPLPAWFDEAKFGVFIHWGVFSVPSFGSEWFWWYWQKEKREPYVKFMDTNYPPGFSYEDFGPLFTAEFFDANQWADILKASGAKYVVLTSKHHEGFTLWGSKYSWNWNAVDVGPKRDLVAELATSVKNRTDLHFGLYHSLFEWFNPLFLEDAANAFKTRKFPTSKSLPELYEIVTKYQPEIIWSDGDGNAPDTYWNSTGFLAWLYNDSPVRDTVVTNDRWGAGSICAHGGFYTCSDRYNPGHLLPHKWENCMTIDRRSWGYRRDAPLRDYLPIEDLVKQLAETVSCGGNLLMNIGPTHDGRIAVVFEERLRQVGAWLKVNGEAIYGTKPWRAQNDTLTPGVWYTSSPKEGKVNAIFLNWPISGILELGEPQAKLGETQVKLAGYKELLKWVAMGEKGMVIALPQLTPQQLPCQWGWTLQLTDVK, encoded by the exons aTGTCAGGCCGCGCCGCgctggcgctgctgctgctgctgctgctgccggggcCGCCCGCGCTGCCGctgccggcccggccccgctaCCAGCCCACCTGGGGCTCGCTGGACGCCCGGCCGCTGCCCGCCTGGTTTGACGAGGCCAAGTTCGGCGTCTTCATCCACTGGGGCGTGTTCTCGGTGCCCAGCTTCGGCAGCGAGTGGTTCTG gTGGTactggcagaaggaaaagagggagcCCTATGTGAAATTTATGGACACAAATTACCCACCTGGCTTCAGCTATGAAGATTTTGGTCCTCTGTTTACAGCAGAATTCTTTGATGCCAACCAGTGGGCAGATATTCTGAAGGCTTCAGGTGCAAAATATGTTGTCTTAACTTCAAAACATCATGAGG gctTCACTTTGTGGGGGTCCAAATATTCTTGGAACTGGAATGCTGTTGATGTGGGACCAAAACGAGATCTTGTTGCTGAACTAGCAACATCTGTTAAAAACAGGACTGACTTGCATTTTGGGTTATACCACTCCCTGTTTGAATGGTTCAATCCTCTCTTCCTTGAGGATGCCGCCAATGCCTTTAAGACAAGAAAGTTTCCAACCAGCAAATCATTACCAGAACTCTATGAAATTGTGACCAAGTACCAGCCAGAAATAATTTGGTCTGATGGGGATGGAAATGCTCCAGATACTTACTGGAACAGCACTGGTTTCTTGGCCTGGCTGTATAATGACAG CCCGGTCCGGGACACAGTAGTGACCAATGACCGCTGGGGAGCTGGCAGCATCTGCGCCCACGGCGGCTTCTACACGTGCAGCGACCGCTACAACCCCGGACACCTCCTGCCGCACAAGTGGGAGAACTGCATGACCATCGACCGCCGCTCCTGGGGCTACCGCAGGGACGCGCCGCTCCGGGACTACCTCCCCATCGAGGACTTGGTGAAG CAACTTGCAGAGACGGTGTCTTGTGGAGGGAATCTCCTGATGAATATCGGGCCCACCCACGATGGTCGCATCGCGGTGGTGTTTGAGGAGCGCCTGAGGCAGGTGGGCGCCTGGCTGAAGGTCAATGGAGAGGCCATCTATGGAACGAAGCCATGGAGAGCCCAGAATGACACACTCACACCTGGAGTCTG GTACACTTCCAGCCCTAAAGAAGGAAAAGTCAATGCTATCTTCCTCAACTGGCCAATCTCTGGGATTCTGGAACTTGGTGAGCCACAGGCTAAGCTTGGAGAAACACAG GTGAAGCTGGCTGGGTACAAGGAACTGCTGAAGTGGGTTGCCATGGGAGAAAAGGGAATGGTTATTGCTTTACCTCAACTGACTCCTCAGCAATTGCCATGTCAGTGGGGCTGGACCTTACAACTGACTGATGTAAAATGA